The Candidatus Parvarchaeota archaeon genome contains a region encoding:
- the trpD gene encoding anthranilate phosphoribosyltransferase — protein sequence MKKATDFNQILDSLLAKRDLGSEESKFALGQIMQGKANPSQIAAFLTALKVKGETAQEIIGLAMAMRESSIKINASSMHLVDTCGTGGDSSRTFNISTCAALVAAGAGACVAKHGNRAATSQSGSADVLEALGVKILTDPLEAKTQLETIGIAFLYAPAYHPAMKTVAPIRKELGFKTVFNI from the coding sequence ATGAAAAAAGCAACTGACTTCAATCAAATACTCGACTCGCTTCTTGCAAAAAGGGACTTGGGCAGCGAGGAGTCAAAGTTCGCACTCGGGCAAATCATGCAAGGCAAGGCAAATCCGTCCCAAATAGCGGCATTTTTGACTGCCCTGAAAGTCAAGGGAGAAACCGCGCAGGAAATAATCGGGCTTGCAATGGCAATGAGGGAAAGTTCAATCAAAATCAATGCAAGCTCCATGCATCTTGTTGACACGTGCGGCACTGGGGGGGATTCAAGCAGGACATTCAACATATCGACATGCGCCGCGCTTGTGGCTGCCGGGGCAGGGGCCTGCGTTGCAAAGCACGGCAACAGGGCTGCAACAAGCCAAAGCGGCAGTGCGGATGTTCTGGAGGCGCTTGGCGTAAAAATCCTAACAGACCCCTTAGAGGCAAAAACTCAGCTTGAGACAATCGGAATTGCGTTTCTCTACGCGCCTGCATACCACCCTGCAATGAAAACTGTCGCGCCAATAAGAAAGGAGCTAGGGTTCAAGACGGTTTTCAACATTC